In Drosophila innubila isolate TH190305 chromosome 2R unlocalized genomic scaffold, UK_Dinn_1.0 1_C_2R, whole genome shotgun sequence, the following are encoded in one genomic region:
- the LOC117785342 gene encoding endoplasmic reticulum metallopeptidase 1-like yields the protein MSPTKKDVNNTVDVQMDVALINVLKSPKKLRAKVPWYYAPVFLLFWVALFFAVVVPLFDRLPDSVTIAEESKRPGEFVAERAQRLLYDFDRIGPKVVGSIANEELTVAFLLAELENVRNLMREDLYTLEVDVQQSSGAYMHWNMVNMYQGVQNVVVKLSNRKSISESYLLVNSHFDSKPGSPGTGDDGTMVIVMLEVLRQISISDQTFEHPIVFLFNGAEENPLQASHGFITQHKWAKNCKALVNLEVAGSGGRDLLFQGGPNHPWLMEYYKNNAKHPFATTMAEETFQSGMLPSDTDFRIFRDYGQVPGLDIAQVSNGYVYHTIFDNYEAVPRDSLQNAGENVLPLVRAFANASELYDVEAHKEGHAVFFDFLGLFFVYYRASTGIILNSCVAAISLLLVCVSLWRMSRVSEQSLCRIYIWFGILLALHVLGMILCLGLPLLMAIVFDAGDRSLTYFTHIWLMFGLFICPAIIGLVLPTTIYYSFRKNLNISHAYHLQMSLHAHSVLLSIIAIVLTAISLRTPYLCMISTLFYSAALLINLLSSLHDRGYYWVLILQIFQLMPFFYFCSLFYMFLVIFIPMMGRNGSSINPDLLVAVLCAMGTFFALGFVSPLINMFRWSKFVMLSLGIITFIFSMIAISDVGFPYRAKTSVMRVNFLHVRRIFYEYDGSVSLSDSGYYFDFQDRRLFHPLEGTSVNLAGLHNIKEDCDKHLMCGVPCFNHRWCKARNTGHWLAREEEVTIPGHTSLIHLAKTILANDTKVRYEFELSGPPHMGLFIQPLEGVAVDDWSFIRNVLDEPEEYTLPYQIFFSYGKDNSPLKFHIDFVKSDRNFNVPLFELGVSWHYLSYDYKRDSAGMKFIADFPDFVHVMEWPTLYKRYVF from the exons ATGTCTCCAACAAAAAAGGACGTAAAT AATACTGTCGATGTTCAGATGGACGTGGCACTGATCAATGTTTTGAAATCTCCTAAAAAGCTGAGAGCAAAGGTGCCTTGGTATTATGCACCCGTCTTTCTGCTCTTTTGGGTTGCACTCTTTTTTGCTGTGGTTGTACCACTCTTTGATCGACTGCCCGACAGTGTTACAATCGCAGAGGAGTCCAAGAGACCTGGAGAATTCGTTGCAGAACGAGCACAACGTCTTCTCTATGACTTCGATCGCATTGGACCCAAAGTCGTGGGCAGCATTGCCAACGAGGAGCTAACGGTTGCTTTTCTTCTTGCCGAACTCGAAAATGTGCGCAACTTGATGAGGGAAGATCTATACACTCTGGAGGTTGATGTACAACAATCATCCGGTGCGTACATGCATTGGAACATGGTGAACATGTACCAGGGAGTACAGAATGTGGTAGTCAAGCTGAGCAATCGCAAATCCATCAGTGAATCCTATTTACTGGTCAACAGCCACTTTGACTCGAAGCCCGGCAGTCCCGGCACTGGTGACGATGGTACCATGGTTATAGTGATGCTGGAGGTGCTACGTCAAATTTCTATATCAGATCAGACATTTGAGCATCCTATTGTCTTTCTATTCAATGGCGCCGAGGAGAATCCCCTACAAGCTTCACACGGCTTTATCACCCAACACAAATGGGCCAAAAACTGCAA AGCGCTTGTCAATCTGGAAGTTGCTGGCAGTGGCGGACGCGATCTGTTATTCCAGGGTGGCCCAAATCATCCATGGCTCATGGAG tattataaaaacaatgccAAACATCCGTTTGCGACAACAATGGCCGAGGAAACCTTCCAGTCGGGCATGTTGCCCTCCGATACGGACTTCCGCATATTCCGCGATTATGGCCAAGTGCCAG GCTTGGATATCGCGCAGGTTAGCAATGGTTATGTCTATCATACCATATTTGACAACTACGAAGCCGTTCCACGAGATTCACTGCAGAATGCCGGTGAAAATGTATTACCTCTCGTTCGGGCTTTTGCCAATGCCAGCGAATTGTATGATGTAGAG GCGCACAAAGAGGGACACGCCGTGTTCTTTGACTTTCTGGGTCTGTTCTTTGTATATTATAGAGCATCCACTGGCATAATCCTGAACTCCTGCGTTGCAGCTATAAGTCTCTTGCTGGTCTGCGTCTCCTTATGGCGCATGTCTCGCGTATCTGAACAATCCCTGTGTAGGATTTACATTTGGTTTGGCATTTTACTGGCACTACATGTGCTCGGCATGATCCTATGCCTCGGCCTGCCGTTGCTGATGGCTATTGTGTTTGATGCCGGCGATCGATCGCTCACTTATTTTACACACATCTGGCTTATGTTTGGCCTCTTCATCTGCCCGGCCATTATTGGACTCGTTTTGCCCACCACGATTTACTACAGCTTCCGCAAGAAC CTGAATATAAGCCACGCCTACCATCTACAAATGAGCCTGCACGCCCACAGCGTTTTGTTGTCTATTATAGCCATTGTACTGACTGCAATTAGTCTGCGCACACCTTATCTCTGTATGATATCCACATTATTCTACTCAGCTGCATTGTTAATTAACTTGTTGAGCAGTTTACACGATCGAG gttACTACTGGGTTTTGATCTTGCAAATATTTCAGTTGATGCCTTTCTTCTACTTCTGCTCACTTTTCTATATGTtccttgttatttttatacctaTGATGGGAAGAAATGGCAGCTCGATTAATCCTGATTTATTAGTAGCTGTATTATGTGCAATGGGAACGTTCTTCGCTTTGGGATTTGTA TCACCGCTTATTAATATGTTTCGCTGGTCCAAATTTGTAATGCTCTCGCTGGGCATTATAACCTTTATATTCAGCATGATAGCAATATCGGATGTCGGATTTCCCTATCGGGCCAAGACCAGCGTTATGCGTGTTAACTTCTTG CATGTGCGACGCATCTTCTACGAGTACGATGGAAGCGTTAGCCTCAGCGATTCGGGCTATTACTTTGATTTCCAGGACAGGCGTCTCTTCCATCCACTCGAGGGCACTTCTGTTAATTTGGCGGGTCTGCATAACATAAAGGAGGATTGCGATAAGCACTTGATGTGTGGTGTACCCTGTTTTAATCATCGCTGGTGCAAGGCACGTAACACAGGACACTGGTTGGCACGTGAAGAGGAGGTCACCATACCAGGCCACACATCCTTAATTCATTTGGCTAAAACCATATTGGCAAATGACACCAAAGTACGCTATGAGTTTGAATTGAGCGGACCACCACATATGGGTTTGTTTATTCAACCCCTTGAGGGTGTTGCAGTGGACGATTGGTCTTTTATAAGAAATGTGCTAGATGAACCGGAAGAGTATACGTTACCCTATCAAATATTCTTCTCCTATGGCAAGGACAACTCTCCCTTGAAGTTCCACATTGATTTTGTG AAATCTGATCGAAACTTTAATGTTCCGCTCTTTGAGTTAGGAGTTTCCTGGCATTACCTTAGCTATGACTATAAACGGGACTCAGCCGGAATGAAGTTTATAGCTGACTTTCCGGACTTTGTGCACGTGATGGAGTGGCCCACGTTATATAAGCGTTATgtattctaa
- the LOC117783738 gene encoding endoplasmic reticulum metallopeptidase 1-like, which produces MSDKEKLISDESAEDPQNATPKEVTGKLPWYFACGFLMFLGLLFFAIVIPLFYRLPTAMTMEDANRNVFIAERAYKNLYTLSNIGNKLTGSRENEIEAVNFIMKEVTQIQKDCLKDYFDLEIDLSQVSGGFPYKTVLNTYQGAQNIAVKLAPKNSTSKTYLLVNSHFDSKPATPSAGDAGFMIVTMLEVLRVIATTMQAIEHPIVFLFNGLEEGSMQASHGFIKQHRWAPYCKAVVNLDGGGGGGREILFQTGPNHPWLAAAHKTGHAVYYDFLGLYFFYYSEATGKCLNYAVAGAALILILISIWRMADASQVTICHVIRWFILVMVIQIVSFVLGLALPIVVAYGMDSFGLSLTYYSTPMLIVGLYVCPSLIGLSLPITIYYSLQRNDKISTSYHLQLALHSQAVILALLATSVTALGFRSSYIFVIPLLFYVISLALNLMTILHDLGFAWAAFLKLSQIIPFLYSSYLVYIFIVVMTPMGGRSGSGSNRDLFIAVLAAVGTVLSFGFLVPLINTFRRPSFMIFALLATTALSLYLASSTQLGFPYRPKTSGQRVAYLHVRNKFYDYDGTLSKDESGYLFNFQDRREETPFVGTNVNLTGMVSIKSNCERYMMCGMPLYDYRYVQNRLQSKWLPRSEPVETPDSSNLELLSKTIVNSTTCRFEFNLTGPSHMSIFIQPYEDVIISNWSFERTYLENPPEAPLSYHIYFTYGIDDSPLNFFVECSKPDGDFKVPLFQLGVSWHYIGHEGDSESKKLKSSFPSYSIVAEWPVLYKRYIF; this is translated from the exons ATGAGTGATAAGGAGAAACTT ATCTCGGACGAATCGGCTGAAGATCCACAAAATGCTACCCCAAAGGAGGTTACTGGAAAGCTACCCTGGTACTTTGCATGTGGATTCCTCATGTTTTTGGGTCTCCTTTTCTTCGCCATTGTAATACCACTTTTTTACCGACTCCCAACGGCAATGACAATGGAGGATGCAAACAGAAATGTGTTTATTGCGGAGCGTGCCTACAAAAACCTGTATACTTTATCTAATATTGGTAACAAATTGACGGGTAGTAGGGAAAATGAGATTGAGgcagtaaattttataatgaaagAGGTCACACAGATTCAAAAAGATTGTCTGAAAGATTATTTCGATTTGGAAATTGATTTATCCCAAGTCTCTGGTGGATTCCCATACAAAACAGTACTAAATACATATCAAGGAGCTCAAAATATAGCTGTGAAGTTAGCTCCCAAGAATAGCACCAGTAAGACTTACCTTCTGGTCAACAGTCACTTTGATTCCAAGCCAGCTACTCCGTCTGCGGGGGATGCCGGATTTATGATTGTCACGATGTTGGAAGTCTTACGGGTTATTGCAACAACGATGCAAGCCATCGAACATCCAATTGTATTCCTATTTAATGGACTTGAAGAAGGTTCTATGCAAGCTTCTCATGGTTTTATCAAACAACACAGATGGGCGCCGTATTGCAa ggCCGTCGTTAACCTAGATGGCGGTGGAGGTGGAGGCCGTGAAATTCTATTTCAAACTGGTCCCAATCATCCATGGCTTGCTGCT GCTCACAAGACTGGACATGCTGTCTACTATGACTTTCTGGGTCTCTACTTCTTTTACTACTCAGAGGCCACTGGCAAATGCTTAAACTACGCTGTTGCTGGAGCTGCtctcattttaatattaatttcaatctgGCGAATGGCAGATGCTTCCCAAGTTACAATTTGTCACGTGATCCGTTGGTTCATACTGGTTATGGTGATTCAAATCGTTTCATTTGTGCTTGGACTCGCTCTTCCAATTGTGGTTGCTTATGGAATGGACTCCTTCGGACTGTCGCTGACTTACTATAGTACCCCAATGCTGATAGTCGGATTATATGTTTGCCCCTCTCTTATTGGCCTAAGTTTACCTATTACCATCTACTACAGTCTCCAACGCAAT gATAAGATCTCAACATCGTACCACCTCCAATTGGCTCTACATAGTCAGGCTGTTATCCTGGCCCTTCTAGCCACTAGTGTTACAGCTTTAGGCTTCCGTTCATCATATATTTTCGTAATTCCACTTCTGTTCTACGTTATATCCTTGGCTCTTAACCTAATGACCATTTTGCATGACCTTGGATTTGCCTGGGCAGCCTTTTTAAAACTGAGCCAGATTATTCCATTCCTTTACAGCAGCTACCTTGTGTATATATTCATTGTGGTGATGACCCCCATGGGAGGTCGTTCAGGAAGTGGTTCCAATCGGGATTTGTTTATAGCAGTCTTAGCAGCTGTAGGAACTGTTCTCTCCTTTGGATTTTTA GTACCGCTTATCAACACTTTCCGTCGACCAAGCTTTATGATATTTGCCTTACTGGCAACTACAGCCCTCTCTTTGTACTTGGCCAGCAGCACACAATTGGGATTCCCGTACCGTCCGAAGACGAGTGGTCAGCGAGTTGCATACCTG CACGTGCGAAATAAGTTCTACGACTACGATGGTACCCTCAGTAAGGACGAGTCAGGATATCTGTTTAACTTTCAAGATCGCCGTGAAGAAACACCTTTTGTGGGAACTAATGTTAACTTGACCGGAATGGTtagcataaaatcaaattgtgaAAGGTACATGATGTGTGGGATGCCGTTGTATGATTATCGTTATGTTCAGAATCGTTTGCAAAGCAAATGGTTGCCAAGATCGGAACCCGTTGAAACTCCAGACTCTTCCAATTTGGAATTGCTCAGCAAAACTATTGTGAATTCTACTACTTGCCGCTTTGAGTTCAATTTAACAGGACCTTCCCATATGAGTATATTTATTCAACCATACGAAGATGTGATCATAAGCAACTGGTCGTTTGAGCGAACTTACCTTGAGAATCCGCCAGAGGCACCGCTGTCTTACCATATTTACTTCACTTATGGTATAGATGACTCGcccttaaatttttttgtggaatGTTCG AAACCTGATGGCGATTTCAAGGTACCTTTATTCCAACTTGGAGTGTCATGGCATTACATTGGTCATGAAGGGGATTCTGAAAGCAAGAAGCTGAAATCTTCGTTTCCCTCTTATTCTATTGTAGCAGAGTGGCCcgttttatataaaagatacattttttaa
- the LOC117782986 gene encoding endoplasmic reticulum metallopeptidase 1-like gives MGDKEQLISDELVEAPRNVPTKEVAEKLPWYYSGGFLMFWGLLFFAIVIPLFYRLPNAMTMEDANKNVFIAERAYKNLYALSNIGVKLTGSKENEVDAVNFIVNELEQIQSVLLTDYFELEIDVSNVSGAFPYSTMLNMYQGVQNIAAKLSPKNSTSQTYLLVNSHFDSKPFTNSAGDAGFMVVTMLEVLRVIATTKKPIEHPIVFLFNGAEENALQASHGFIKNHRWAPLCKAVLNLDAGGTGGKDVLFQSGPNHPWLMKYYKKFIKYPLGTTVAEEIFQSGIIPSDTDFRQFNIYGKIPGLDMAQFINGFVYHTNYDLIDVIPRESLQNTGDNVLSLVRGLANATELHDTEAYKAGNVVFFDFLGLYFFHYTAAAGKSLNFGVAGAALILVFVSMWRMAAVSNVSTCHVMRWFILVFVIQIISFVLGLALPAVVAYGMDSIGLSLTYYSVPLLVIGLYVCPSLLGLSIPLAIYYHFQRNDKISTPYHVQLSLHSQAVILAVITIGVQYLGLRSSYIFVIPLLFYVVSLAFNLLTTLHDRGYAWTGLVKIGQIAPFLYSSYLIYIFIVVLTPMGGRAGSGSNRDLYIAVLAALGSVLSFGFLIPLINTFRRPSFVVFLLLAATALSLYLASSTQLGFPYRPKTNGQRVSYLQARNMFYEFDGTLSKDESGYLFNFQDRREERAWKGTRANLTGLVSIKSRCETHMMCGMPLYDYRYYQNRLSCKWLPRSEPIVPPGLTTLTLLSKTSVNATTTRFTFVLTGPDHMSIFAKTEPDVIISDWSFLRSHLATPQPYHIYFTYGIDDSPLEFWIEVTKEDGDFNVQSFQIAISGHYIKFPSDAEGLKFSSSFPSFAILAQWPVIYKSYHF, from the exons ATGGGTGATAAGGAGCAACTT ATCTCAGATGAATTGGTGGAAGCCCCTCGAAATGTCCCTACAAAGGAGGTCGCTGAAAAGCTACCCTGGTACTATTCGGGTGGATTCCTCATGTTTTGGGGTCTCCTCTTCTTCGCCATTGTAATACCACTTTTCTATCGCCTACCAAACGCAATGACAATGGAGGACGCAAATAAAAACGTGTTTATTGCGGAACGGGCATACAAAAATCTGTATGCTCTGTCTAATATTGGTGTCAAATTGACGGGTAGCAAGGAAAACGAGGTTGATGCGGTGAATTTTATTGTGAATGAACTGGAACAAATTCAAAGTGTCCTTCTGACGGACTATTTTGAATTGGAGATTGACGTTTCCAATGTCTCCGGTGCATTCCCATACAGTACAATGCTAAACATGTATCAAGGAGTTCAAAATATTGCCGCAAAGTTGTCTCCAAAAAACAGTACTAGTCAGACCTACCTCCTTGTGAATAGTCACTTCGATTCAAAGCCATTTACCAACTCTGCGGGTGATGCCGGTTTCATGGTTGTCACGATGTTGGAAGTCTTACGGGTTATTGCAACAACCAAGAAACCCATCGAACATCCAattgtatttctatttaatgGAGCAGAAGAAAACGCTCTTCAAGCGTCTCATGGTTTTATCAAAAATCACAGATGGGCGCCTCTTTGCAA GGCTGTCCTTAATCTTGATGCCGGTGGTACTGGAGGTAAAGATGTTCTATTTCAGAGTGGTCCCAACCATCCATGGCTTATGAAA tACTACAAAAAATTCATCAAGTATCCTTTGGGTACAACTGTGGCTGAGGAAATTTTCCAGTCAGGCATTATTCCCTCGGATACCGACTTCCGACAGTTCAATATTTATGGCAAGATTCCAG GATTGGACATGGCTCAGTTTATTAATGGCTTCGTGTACCACACCAATTATGACCTAATCGATGTAATTCCTCGCGAATCCCTGCAGAACACTGGTGATAATGTTCTCAGTCTGGTTCGAGGTTTGGCCAATGCAACCGAATTGCATGATACTGAG GCTTACAAGGCTGGAAATGTAGTTTTCTTCGATTTCTTGGGCCTCTACTTCTTCCATTATACAGCAGCTGCTGGAAAATCCTTGAACTTTGGCGTTGCTGGAGCTGCTCTCATTCTGGTTTTCGTTTCCATGTGGCGAATGGCCGCAGTTTCCAATGTATCAACTTGTCACGTGATGCGTTGGTTCATCCTGGTCTTTGTGATCCaaatcatttcatttgttCTCGGACTAGCCCTTCCAGCTGTGGTCGCATATGGAATGGACTCCATTGGATTATCGCTGACTTACTACAGTGTCCCATTGTTGGTAATCGGGTTGTATGTGTGCCCCTCACTTCTTGGCCTCAGTATTCCCCTAGCAATCTACTATCACTTCCAACGCAAC GATAAAATATCAACGCCATATCACGTACAATTGTCATTGCATAGTCAGGCTGTAATCCTCGCTGTCATTACAATTGGTGTTCAATACTTGGGCTTGCGTTCTTCATATATTTTCGTAATTCCCCTTCTGTTCTATGTTGTTTCCTTGGCTTTTAATCTATTGACCACTCTACACGATCGTGGCTATGCCTGGACAGGTCTGGTGAAGATTGGCCAGATTGCTCCTTTCCTGTATAGCAGCTACCTGATCTATATATTCATTGTGGTGCTGACACCGATGGGAGGTCGTGCTGGAAGTGGATCCAATCGGGACTTGTATATTGCTGTCTTGGCAGCCCTAGGATCAGTCCTCTCCTTTGGTTTCCTG ATTCCGTTGATTAACACTTTCCGTCGACCAAGCTTTGTGGTATTCCTGCTCCTGGCAGCCACAGCCCTGTCGTTGTACTTGGCCAGCAGCACACAATTGGGATTCCCTTATCGTCCAAAGACGAATGGTCAACGAGTTTCTTACTTG CAAGCACGCAATATGTTCTACGAATTTGATGGGACTCTCAGCAAGGACGAGTCTGGTTATCTGTTTAACTTTCAGGACCGACGTGAAGAAAGAGCCTGGAAGGGCACTAGGGCTAACCTCACTGGATTAGTTAGCATTAAATCGAGGTGTGAAACTCATATGATGTGCGGAATGCCGTTGTATGACTACCGCTATTATCAGAATCGACTAAGCTGCAAGTGGTTACCACGTTCCGAGCCTATTGTACCACCAGGATTAACTACATTGACGCTATTGAGCAAAACCAGTGTTAATGCTACCACTACTCGCTTCACATTTGTTTTGACTGGACCGGATCACATGAGTATATTCGCTAAAACCGAGCCAGATGTTATAATAAGTGACTGGTCGTTCTTGCGTTCCCATCTTGCCACACCGCAGCCTTACCACATTTATTTCACTTATGGTATTGATGACTCTCCTTTAGAGTTCTGGATCGAAGTTACG AAAGAAGATGGCGATTTTAATGTACAGTCATTCCAAATAGCAATATCCGGACATTACATTAAATTCCCGAGTGATGccgaaggtttgaagttctcCTCATCATTCCCCTCATTTGCAATTCTGGCTCAGTGGCCTGTTATATACAAAAGTTaccatttttaa
- the LOC117785156 gene encoding endoplasmic reticulum metallopeptidase 1-like, whose protein sequence is MDTEKDKNELEMDSVNTIIELSEKDKARKQLPWYYAPSYLLIWVALFFAVVFPLFKYLPTAVKIEEEVSKPGQFVAERAQKILLELDRLGPKIVGDEMNEKTMVQFMLKEIEAVRGVMRNDLYAMEVDVQRASGAYLHWEMINMYQAVQNVIVKLSTRSSNSTSYLLINSHYDTKPGSVGTGDAGFMVVAMLETLRILATNEETFQHPVVFLFNGAEEQPLQGSHAFISQHKWSPNCKALINLDSCGAGGREILFQGGPNHPWLMRHYKEAAKHPFATTMAEEVFQAGIIPSDTDFRIFRDFGPVPGLDMAGVYNGFVYHTKYDRFDVISRDSIQNTGENLLSLVRSICNAEEMYDTEAHSEGHSVFFDFLGLFFVYYLESTGIALNICFAFGGLILVCVSLWRMTKTTDLSVGSVAGAFGILFLLELAGFLLALGLPLLMSVFYDAGDRTLTYLTNSWLVIGLFICPSLIGLVLPFTLYYTLRPSQKIPHTYHLQMAGHAHCVLLAILCIILTAASIRSAYLCMISLLFYVGSLILNLLTKLHDRGYYWSLLMCVCQAMPFLYFSYMFHAFLVITIPMTARKGTEVNPDMLISLMCALGTILSMGFVAPLINIFRKPNCMIGGLALITFIFCMISVSEVGFPYRPKTNVMRVNFLQVHRRFFEYDGSLSLDDSGYYFDLQDRRLEQPLRDTMDFSEIISLENVCDSQMMCGVPCFNHRWCEARKAARWLPRKETVQVPGTTILEFLNKTILDDGYKVRYHFKLTGPARMSIFLKPLDGVKMLDWSFLRGMLDKPGTFKPPYHIFFAWGIDDSPIDFYLELVKTNGNINEPMFEIGISGHYLSQVHKRDAISEQFIADLPDFVHAMEWPASYDRYIY, encoded by the exons ATGGACACCGAAAAGGATAAAAAC GAACTGGAAATGGATAGCGTTAATACCATCATTGAGCTGTCTGAAAAGGACAAGGCCAGGAAGCAGTTACCCTGGTACTATGCACCAAGCTATCTGCTCATCTGGGTTGCACTTTTCTTTGCCGTGGTTTTTCCGCTCTTCAAATATTTGCCCACAGCCGTGAAGATTGAGGAGGAAGTCAGCAAGCCGGGTCAGTTTGTGGCGGAGCGTGCTCAAAAGATTCTATTGGAGCTGGATAGACTGGGACCCAAGATTGTTGGCGATGAAATGAATGAGAAGACAATGGTGCAATTTATGCTCAAAGAAATTGAAGCGGTTCGTGGAGTAATGCGCAATGATTTGTATGCGATGGAAGTGGATGTGCAACGGGCATCGGGTGCTTATTTGCATTGGGAGATGATCAACATGTATCAGGCTGTCCAGAATGTGATTGTCAAGCTGAGCACGAGGAGTTCCAATAGCACATCCTATCTGCTAATCAACAGTCACTACGATACCAAGCCAGGAAGTGTGG GTACCGGAGATGCTGGTTTCATGGTGGTAGCCATGTTGGAAACGTTGCGCATATTGGCCACAAATGAGGAAACTTTCCAGCATCCGGTTGTCTTTCTATTCAATGGTGCCGAGGAACAACCGCTTCAGGGTTCCCATGCCTTTATTTCACAGCACAAATGGTCTCCCAACTGCAA GGCACTGATCAATCTGGACTCCTGTGGCGCTGGTGGCCGTGAGATTCTCTTTCAAGGCGGTCCAAATCATCCCTGGTTAATGCGA CATTACAAGGAAGCCGCCAAACATCcatttgcaacaacaatggctgAGGAAGTATTTCAGGCGGGCATTATTCCATCCGATACGGACTTTAGAATCTTTCGTGACTTTGGTCCTGTGCCTG GTCTGGACATGGCGGGAGTGTACAATGGTTTTGTCTACCACACAAAGTATGATCGCTTCGATGTTATATCGCGAGATTCGATTCAAAATACTGGAGAGAATTTGCTATCTCTCGTACGTAGTATCTGCAATGCTGAGGAAATGTACGATACTGAG GCACACTCCGAGGGTCATTCAGTGTTTTTTGATTTCCTGGGTCTGTTCTTTGTCTACTATTTGGAATCCACGGGAATTGCATTAAacatttgctttgcttttggtGGACTGATCCTGGTTTGTGTCTCCCTCTGGCGGATGACTAAGACAACAGATCTTAGTGTTGGCTCCGTTGCTGGAGCCTTTGGAATCTTATTCCTCTTGGAGCTGGCTGGATTTTTGCTGGCACTGGGATTGCCGCTGCTTATGTCGGTCTTTTATGATGCCGGCGATCGCACTTTGACCTACCTCACCAACAGTTGGCTTGTGATTGGACTCTTTATTTGCCCATCGCTCATCGGATTGGTTCTGCCGTTTACACTCTACTACACATTAAGACCTAGC caAAAGATACCACACACCTATCACCTGCAAATGGCTGGACATGCCCACTGTGTACTACTTGCTATATTATGCATAATCCTAACAGCAGCCAGTATTCGCAGTGCTTATCTGTGCATGATCTCCCTGCTCTTCTATGTGGGTTCCCTGATCCTCAATTTGCTGACCAAGTTGCATGATCGCG GCTACTATTGGTCCCTActgatgtgtgtgtgccagGCAATGCCCTTCCTCTACTTCAGCTACATGTTCCACGCTTTCCTTGTCATTACCATTCCAATGACAGCACGTAAGGGCACTGAGGTTAATCCGGACATGCTTATATCACTCATGTGCGCATTGGGCACAATACTTTCCATGGGTTTTGTG GCCccacttataaatattttccgaAAACCAAACTGCATGATTGGCGGCCTGGCATTAATAACCTTTATATTCTGCATGATATCGGTGTCGGAAGTGGGTTTCCCTTATCGTCCTAAAACAAATGTGATGCGGGTTAACTTTCTG CAAGTGCATCGGCGATTTTTTGAATACGACGGTTCGCTTAGCTTGGACGATTCCGGCTACTACTTTGACTTACAGGATCGTCGTTTGGAGCAGCCGTTGCGTGACACGATGGACTTTAGTGAAATCATTAGCCTGGAGAACGTGTGCGATTCCCAAATGATGTGTGGTGTTCCCTGCTTCAATCATCGCTGGTGCGAAGCCCGTAAAGCAGCACGTTGGCTGCCTCGAAAGGAAACCGTTCAGGTGCCCGGCACTACAATTCTAGAGTTCCTCAACAAGACGATACTGGATGATGGCTACAAAGTGCGATATCACTTCAAATTAACGGGACCTGCTCGTATGAGTATCTTCCTGAAACCCTTAGATGGCGTAAAGATGCTAGACTGGTCATTTTTGCGGGGAATGCTGGATAAGCCGGGTACTTTCAAGCCACCTTATCACATCTTTTTTGCCTGGGGCATTGACGACTCTCCCATCGATTTTTATCTGGAGTTGGTG AAGACAAATGGCAACATCAATGAGCCAATGTTTGAAATTGGCATATCTGGCCACTATCTTAGCCAAGTCCACAAGAGGGATGCGATAAGTGAACAGTTTATAGCCGATTTGCCAGATTTTGTGCATGCTATGGAATGGCCAGCTTCCTATGATCGCTATATATATTAA